The Rhodococcus triatomae genome includes a window with the following:
- the cobG gene encoding precorrin-3B synthase yields MPDHRSTPDACPGALHVHEAADGALSRIRLPGGHLAPSRLQALAEAAEHLGNGEIELTSRGNVQLRSVRDPQELAQRLATAGLLPSATHERVRNVLGSPLSGRLGGRHDIRDLVHDLDRRLIADPALAELPGRVLFTVDDGRGDVSPFGGDFGIHAIGDDRFALVLAGSDTGVRLDAADTVIALLDSARAFLDLRERHWRLAELDDGARRTLEHLGVEPEIPPAGRVTGDADARPPVGWFAQHDGRVALGATVALGVLPARTARFLAAVERPVIVTPWRSILLVDLDEWVGEQVVRVLAPMGLIFDADSPWAQVSACAGSPGCAKSLADVRSDVRAAVEEDMLPVEGRQHWSGCERRCGSPGHGERTDVVATGHGYRVDTPSR; encoded by the coding sequence ATGCCCGACCACCGCTCGACACCCGATGCCTGCCCGGGGGCACTGCACGTGCACGAGGCCGCCGACGGGGCGCTCTCGCGCATTCGGCTACCCGGCGGGCACCTGGCACCGAGTCGGCTCCAGGCGCTCGCGGAGGCAGCCGAGCACCTCGGCAACGGCGAGATCGAGCTGACCTCCCGGGGAAACGTGCAACTCCGCTCGGTGCGCGATCCACAGGAGCTGGCACAGCGCCTCGCCACGGCGGGGTTGCTGCCCTCGGCGACCCACGAGCGTGTCCGCAATGTTCTCGGGTCCCCGCTCAGCGGGCGGCTCGGAGGGCGTCACGACATCCGGGACCTCGTGCACGACCTGGACCGCCGCCTGATCGCCGATCCTGCACTGGCCGAGCTACCCGGACGGGTGCTGTTCACCGTCGACGACGGCCGGGGTGACGTCTCGCCCTTCGGTGGCGATTTCGGCATCCACGCCATCGGCGACGACCGCTTCGCGTTGGTCCTCGCCGGCTCCGACACGGGTGTCCGACTGGATGCCGCGGACACCGTCATCGCGCTCCTCGACTCGGCCCGGGCGTTCCTCGATCTGAGGGAACGGCACTGGCGGCTCGCCGAGCTGGACGACGGGGCACGGCGCACCCTCGAACACCTCGGCGTCGAGCCCGAGATACCTCCTGCCGGCCGGGTCACCGGCGACGCCGACGCCCGTCCACCCGTCGGCTGGTTCGCGCAGCACGACGGCCGGGTCGCACTGGGCGCGACCGTCGCACTCGGTGTCCTCCCTGCGCGCACGGCCCGGTTCCTCGCTGCCGTGGAGCGGCCGGTGATCGTCACCCCGTGGCGCTCGATCCTGCTGGTCGACCTCGACGAGTGGGTCGGCGAACAGGTCGTCCGCGTACTCGCACCGATGGGGCTGATCTTCGACGCGGACTCGCCGTGGGCACAGGTCAGCGCGTGCGCGGGCAGCCCGGGATGCGCCAAGTCGCTGGCCGACGTCCGCTCGGACGTGCGCGCTGCGGTCGAGGAGGACATGCTGCCCGTCGAGGGTCGCCAGCACTGGTCCGGTTGTGAGCGTCGGTGCGGCAGCCCCGGGCACGGCGAGCGCACCGACGTCGTCGCCACCGGGCACGGATACCGCGTCGACACTCCCTCTCGCTGA
- a CDS encoding precorrin-8X methylmutase, producing MLEYIRDGAEIYRQSFATIRAEADLDRFPPDVSRAVVRMIHASGQVDLTGDIAFTPNVVSAAHEALEAGAPILCDATMVAAGVTRRRLPRDNEVLCLLGDPRVPDLARDLGDTRSAAAVELWVDRLEGAVVAIGNAPTALFRLLNLIAAGAPRPAAVLGGPVGFIGAAESKEATVAHPAELEHLLVLGRRGGSAITSAAVNAIACEEE from the coding sequence ATGCTCGAGTACATCCGTGACGGTGCCGAAATCTACCGGCAATCGTTCGCGACGATCCGCGCCGAAGCGGACCTGGACCGCTTCCCGCCCGACGTCTCGCGTGCCGTGGTGCGGATGATCCACGCCAGCGGACAGGTCGATCTCACCGGCGACATCGCCTTCACTCCGAACGTGGTCTCCGCCGCGCACGAGGCACTCGAGGCCGGTGCCCCGATCCTCTGCGACGCGACCATGGTGGCCGCGGGCGTCACCCGGCGACGCCTCCCCCGGGACAACGAAGTGCTGTGCCTGCTCGGCGACCCCCGGGTTCCCGATCTCGCCCGCGACCTCGGCGACACCCGGTCGGCGGCCGCGGTGGAACTGTGGGTCGACCGTCTCGAGGGTGCCGTGGTCGCGATCGGCAACGCCCCGACCGCACTGTTCCGCCTGCTGAACCTGATCGCCGCCGGGGCACCCCGACCCGCCGCCGTCCTCGGCGGTCCGGTCGGCTTCATCGGCGCCGCGGAATCGAAGGAGGCGACCGTCGCGCATCCGGCGGAGCTCGAGCACCTCCTGGTCCTCGGCCGCCGTGGCGGTAGCGCCATCACGTCGGCCGCCGTCAATGCGATCGCGTGCGAGGAAGAATGA
- a CDS encoding precorrin-2 C(20)-methyltransferase: MSSVHGKLWGVGIGPGDSELVTVKAARVIGEADVVAFHSARHGRSISRAIAAPYLRDGQIEEHLVYPVTTETIDHPGGYQGAIDEFYEQAAERLAAHLEAGRSVALLAAGDPLFYSSYMHMHKRLAPRFDAEVIPGVTSISAAAAALGTPLVEGEEILTVLPGTLPETELARRLRDTDAAAVLKLGRTFPAVRQALSDSGRMDEARYVERATSTRQRVCAAADVADDDVPYFAIAVVPSPSNAAAVPSGTDAGEVVVVGLGPGDASWTTPEVYRELAGATDLVGYTTYIDRVPHRPGQRRHSSDNKVEAERAAMALDLAKNGARVAVVSSGDPGIFAMAAAVLEVAEDDQWQDVPVRVVPGVTAASAVASRVGAPLGHDFAVLSLSDRLKPWDAVATRVSAVAGADMAFAVYNPASRSRTWQVAALKDLVLEHRSGDTPVVVGRAVGSAAESVRVVRLADLDPESVDMRTLLIVGASTTRVSASGRVYTSRYYD, from the coding sequence ATGAGCAGCGTGCACGGCAAACTCTGGGGTGTCGGGATCGGTCCGGGTGACTCGGAACTGGTAACGGTCAAGGCCGCCCGAGTCATCGGCGAGGCGGACGTGGTCGCCTTCCACAGTGCCCGGCACGGGCGCAGCATCTCCCGGGCGATCGCGGCGCCGTACCTCCGGGACGGCCAGATCGAGGAGCACCTGGTCTACCCGGTCACGACCGAGACGATCGACCACCCCGGCGGCTACCAGGGCGCCATCGACGAGTTCTACGAGCAGGCGGCCGAGCGGCTCGCGGCTCACCTCGAAGCGGGCCGCTCGGTCGCCCTGCTCGCCGCGGGTGATCCGCTCTTCTACAGCTCCTACATGCACATGCACAAGCGCCTCGCGCCGCGATTCGACGCCGAGGTGATTCCCGGCGTCACCTCGATCAGTGCCGCCGCTGCCGCACTCGGGACGCCGTTGGTCGAGGGTGAGGAGATCCTCACCGTGCTCCCCGGCACGCTTCCCGAGACCGAGCTGGCGCGTCGGCTCCGAGATACGGACGCGGCCGCCGTCCTCAAGCTCGGCCGCACTTTTCCGGCAGTACGTCAGGCGTTGTCGGACAGTGGGCGGATGGACGAGGCGCGCTATGTGGAGCGCGCGACGTCGACCCGCCAGCGAGTGTGTGCCGCCGCCGACGTCGCCGACGACGACGTGCCGTACTTCGCGATCGCCGTCGTACCGAGTCCCTCGAATGCGGCGGCGGTCCCGTCCGGCACCGACGCGGGCGAGGTGGTCGTGGTGGGTCTCGGTCCGGGTGACGCCTCCTGGACCACACCCGAGGTGTACCGGGAACTGGCCGGGGCCACCGACCTCGTCGGCTACACGACCTACATCGACCGGGTGCCGCACCGGCCTGGCCAGCGCCGGCACTCCAGCGACAACAAGGTGGAGGCGGAGCGCGCGGCGATGGCTCTCGACCTGGCGAAGAACGGCGCCCGCGTGGCCGTCGTGTCGTCCGGGGATCCCGGCATCTTCGCGATGGCGGCCGCCGTCCTCGAGGTGGCCGAGGACGACCAGTGGCAGGACGTTCCGGTCCGCGTCGTCCCCGGAGTGACCGCCGCGTCCGCGGTGGCGAGTCGCGTGGGCGCCCCGCTCGGCCACGATTTCGCGGTGCTGTCGTTGTCCGACCGGCTCAAGCCGTGGGATGCGGTCGCGACGCGCGTGTCCGCCGTGGCCGGAGCGGACATGGCGTTCGCCGTCTACAACCCGGCCTCGAGGTCACGCACCTGGCAGGTGGCGGCGCTCAAGGATCTGGTGCTCGAGCATCGCTCGGGTGACACCCCCGTCGTGGTCGGTCGAGCTGTCGGCTCGGCCGCCGAGTCGGTGCGGGTCGTACGGCTGGCGGATCTGGATCCCGAGAGCGTCGACATGCGCACCCTGCTGATCGTCGGCGCATCCACCACCAGGGTGTCCGCGAGCGGACGGGTCTACACCTCGCGCTACTACGACTGA
- a CDS encoding cobalt-precorrin-6A reductase — MRVLILGGTAEARELAAALDGHRGVDVVSSLAGRVRRPRLPRGAVRTGGFGGVEGLVAWLRRNEVDAVVDATHPFASQMTVHAVAAAELAGVPLLVLRRPEWVPQHGDRWTSVPDLAGAAAAVGEADAARVFLTIGRQGVAAFADLSRHFLIRAIDPPEGPVPADSRILLARGPFGVEEEIRTLRADAIDLLVTKNSGGDLTEGKLAACRALDVPVLMIERPPLPTGVATVAGAGEAVRRLGLSPA, encoded by the coding sequence ATGCGGGTGTTGATTCTGGGCGGCACCGCCGAAGCGCGTGAGCTCGCCGCGGCCCTCGACGGACATCGCGGAGTCGACGTCGTCTCGTCCCTGGCCGGACGGGTACGTCGTCCGCGCCTGCCCCGCGGGGCGGTACGCACCGGGGGTTTCGGGGGAGTGGAGGGTCTCGTCGCCTGGTTGCGCCGGAACGAGGTGGATGCCGTCGTCGACGCGACCCACCCGTTCGCCTCGCAGATGACGGTGCACGCCGTGGCGGCCGCGGAGCTGGCCGGCGTGCCGCTCCTGGTCCTCCGGCGTCCGGAATGGGTGCCGCAGCACGGTGACCGGTGGACATCGGTGCCCGATCTGGCCGGAGCCGCTGCGGCGGTGGGGGAGGCAGACGCGGCCCGGGTGTTCCTCACGATCGGACGGCAGGGGGTGGCGGCCTTCGCGGACCTTTCGCGGCATTTCCTGATCCGCGCGATCGACCCGCCGGAGGGGCCGGTACCGGCAGATTCTCGAATCCTGCTGGCACGTGGTCCGTTCGGAGTCGAGGAGGAGATACGCACGCTACGCGCCGACGCGATCGATCTGCTCGTGACGAAGAACAGTGGGGGAGACCTCACCGAAGGGAAGCTCGCGGCGTGTCGCGCGCTCGACGTGCCGGTCCTGATGATCGAACGTCCGCCGCTACCCACGGGCGTGGCGACCGTGGCGGGGGCAGGCGAGGCGGTGCGTCGACTGGGCCTGTCGCCTGCGTGA
- the cobM gene encoding precorrin-4 C(11)-methyltransferase, whose translation MTVYFIGAGPGAADLVTVRALRLIERCPVCLFAGSLVPAELIDACPPSADVVDTARMSLDEIVDLLVAAHARGVDVARVHSGDPSIYSAVAEQARRLDEAGVPYDIVPGVPAFAAAAAALKRELTVPGVAQTIVLTRVSTLSTAMPPGEDLRSLGRSGATMVVHLGAHRIRQITEELGESYGTDCPAAVVAFASRADQQIVTGTLATLAEQVEERGITKTAVVIVGRALAAEGFPDSYLYSASRSRTTH comes from the coding sequence GTGACCGTGTACTTCATCGGCGCCGGACCCGGGGCCGCGGACCTGGTGACGGTCCGGGCGCTACGGCTGATCGAACGATGTCCCGTCTGCCTGTTCGCCGGCAGCCTGGTGCCCGCCGAACTGATCGATGCGTGCCCGCCGAGTGCGGACGTGGTCGACACCGCGCGCATGAGTCTGGACGAGATCGTCGACCTCCTGGTCGCGGCGCACGCTCGCGGGGTGGACGTGGCCCGCGTGCACTCCGGAGACCCGTCGATCTACAGCGCCGTCGCCGAACAGGCGCGGCGACTGGACGAGGCGGGTGTGCCGTACGACATCGTGCCGGGCGTTCCGGCGTTCGCTGCCGCGGCCGCCGCGCTGAAACGGGAACTGACCGTGCCCGGAGTGGCCCAGACCATCGTGCTCACCCGCGTGAGCACGCTGTCCACGGCGATGCCACCGGGTGAGGATCTCCGGTCCCTCGGCCGTAGTGGAGCCACGATGGTGGTGCACCTCGGTGCCCACCGCATCCGGCAGATCACCGAGGAGCTCGGCGAGAGCTACGGCACCGACTGCCCCGCTGCAGTGGTCGCCTTCGCCTCCCGCGCCGACCAGCAGATCGTGACGGGCACGCTGGCCACGCTCGCCGAGCAGGTGGAGGAGCGGGGAATCACCAAGACCGCGGTCGTGATCGTCGGACGTGCGCTGGCGGCCGAGGGGTTCCCGGACAGCTATCTCTACTCGGCGTCCCGGTCGCGCACCACGCATTGA
- the cbiE gene encoding precorrin-6y C5,15-methyltransferase (decarboxylating) subunit CbiE, with product MTPVVVVGIGADGWEGLGATSRQEITDAEVLIGSARQLELVPDGRAERVRWPSPMLPVLADLFAEHRGRRVCVLASGDPMFHGIGTTLVRILGAERVRVLPHVSSASLACARMGWPLDRVTVRSVVNRPATTIVPDLAAAARLVVLAQGPDTPGELAALLAAQGFGASALTVLARLGGPDEHRLDGTAENWNHPAVDPLHVVAVECRRDPAIGARTTRLPGLDDDSFAGDGQMTKQEIRALTLCALAPTPGEVLWDVGGGSGTIAIEWMRTDPRCRAVTFERDPLRQVQIGQNAGRLGVPDLRVRGAAPDDFPDVAGTPDAVFLGGGLTQEGLFDACWERLLPGGRLVANAVTAESEAAVLSWFRTFGGDVRRFQVYRGSPLGGFTTWRPQLPVTQWSVVKGARS from the coding sequence ATGACGCCGGTCGTGGTCGTCGGCATCGGAGCCGACGGCTGGGAAGGCCTCGGAGCCACGTCGAGGCAGGAGATCACGGACGCCGAGGTGCTCATCGGATCGGCCCGACAACTCGAACTGGTTCCCGACGGCCGTGCCGAGCGGGTCCGGTGGCCGTCCCCGATGCTGCCTGTGCTGGCGGACCTCTTCGCCGAGCATCGGGGCCGTCGGGTCTGCGTCCTCGCCAGTGGCGACCCGATGTTCCACGGGATCGGAACGACCCTCGTACGGATTCTGGGGGCGGAACGGGTGCGCGTTCTCCCGCACGTGTCGTCGGCCTCCCTCGCCTGTGCACGAATGGGATGGCCCCTCGACCGGGTCACCGTGCGCAGCGTCGTGAACCGTCCGGCGACGACGATCGTTCCCGACCTCGCCGCCGCCGCCCGGCTGGTGGTCCTCGCCCAGGGGCCGGACACTCCCGGCGAACTCGCGGCGCTGCTCGCCGCGCAGGGATTCGGCGCGTCGGCGCTGACGGTGCTGGCGCGTTTGGGCGGACCGGACGAGCACCGGCTGGACGGCACCGCGGAGAACTGGAATCACCCGGCCGTCGATCCGCTCCACGTCGTCGCGGTCGAGTGCCGCAGAGATCCGGCGATCGGCGCCCGGACCACCCGGCTGCCCGGCCTCGACGACGACTCCTTCGCCGGTGACGGCCAGATGACGAAGCAGGAGATCCGGGCGCTGACACTCTGTGCCCTGGCGCCCACCCCCGGGGAGGTGCTGTGGGACGTGGGTGGCGGATCGGGCACGATCGCCATCGAGTGGATGCGCACGGACCCACGCTGCCGGGCTGTGACCTTCGAGCGGGATCCCCTGCGGCAGGTACAGATCGGGCAGAACGCGGGACGCCTGGGAGTGCCGGACCTGCGTGTGCGCGGTGCGGCCCCGGACGATTTCCCGGATGTCGCGGGCACTCCCGATGCGGTGTTCCTCGGCGGCGGGCTGACCCAGGAGGGGCTGTTCGACGCCTGCTGGGAGCGATTGCTCCCCGGCGGGCGTCTCGTGGCCAACGCCGTCACGGCGGAGTCGGAGGCGGCGGTGTTGTCCTGGTTCCGTACGTTCGGCGGCGACGTACGCCGGTTCCAGGTCTATCGCGGGTCGCCACTGGGTGGATTCACCACGTGGCGACCCCAGTTGCCGGTCACCCAGTGGTCGGTCGTGAAGGGAGCCCGGTCGTGA
- a CDS encoding SDR family NAD(P)-dependent oxidoreductase → MLIGSKGGRSRREVDPGIVLVLGGRSEIGLEVATRLAPGRVVVLAARRSGDLDEERAAVLAAGAAAVETVEFDADDLAGHGRMLSSVVETHGPIGVAVLAFGILGDQQRAEEEAAHAVQIVHTDYVAQVGILTHLAALLRARGSGQIMVFSSVAGWRVRRANYVYGSAKAGLDGFASGLTDALHGTGVHVLLVRPGFVIGRMTHGMDPAPLSSTAPQVADAAVAALRARRATVWVPWVLQPVFFGMRLLPRALWRRMPR, encoded by the coding sequence ATGCTCATCGGATCGAAGGGTGGAAGATCTCGGCGCGAGGTGGACCCGGGAATCGTGCTCGTGCTCGGCGGCCGCAGCGAGATCGGTCTCGAGGTGGCGACCCGCCTGGCTCCCGGACGGGTCGTCGTGCTCGCCGCGCGGCGCAGTGGTGACCTCGACGAGGAGCGCGCGGCCGTACTGGCCGCGGGTGCGGCAGCCGTCGAGACGGTGGAGTTCGACGCCGACGACCTGGCCGGTCACGGTCGGATGTTGTCCTCCGTGGTGGAGACCCACGGCCCGATCGGGGTGGCGGTTCTCGCGTTCGGCATCCTCGGTGACCAGCAGCGTGCCGAAGAAGAAGCCGCCCACGCGGTGCAGATCGTGCACACCGACTACGTCGCCCAGGTCGGCATCCTCACCCACCTCGCCGCGTTGCTGCGGGCCCGAGGCTCCGGCCAGATCATGGTGTTCTCCTCGGTGGCAGGCTGGCGGGTGCGCCGCGCCAACTACGTGTACGGATCCGCGAAGGCGGGTCTGGACGGGTTCGCCAGCGGGTTGACGGACGCCTTGCACGGCACCGGCGTCCACGTCCTGCTCGTACGGCCGGGATTCGTCATCGGCCGGATGACCCACGGGATGGACCCGGCGCCGCTGTCGAGTACCGCCCCACAGGTCGCCGACGCCGCGGTGGCGGCGCTACGCGCACGCCGGGCGACGGTCTGGGTGCCGTGGGTCCTGCAGCCGGTGTTCTTCGGGATGCGATTGCTGCCGCGGGCGCTGTGGCGTCGGATGCCCCGATGA
- a CDS encoding pyridoxamine 5'-phosphate oxidase family protein yields the protein MARTPASPHDPPPTARPDPFRLSPAASEFLGEYHLGTLTTLRRDGTPHVVAVGFTWDAERGLARVITNGTSQKVRNVERSGYASLCQVDRARWLTLEGPARVLRDADSVADAVARYAARYRTPRVNPARVVLEVAVARMMGSAAVRE from the coding sequence ATGGCTCGCACCCCCGCCTCCCCGCACGATCCACCTCCCACCGCTCGCCCTGACCCGTTCCGACTCTCCCCCGCTGCCTCGGAGTTCCTCGGCGAGTACCACCTCGGCACCCTCACCACCCTGCGCCGCGACGGGACACCCCACGTCGTGGCGGTCGGATTCACCTGGGATGCCGAGCGGGGACTCGCCCGGGTCATCACGAACGGCACCTCGCAGAAGGTCCGCAACGTGGAACGGTCCGGATACGCGTCACTGTGTCAGGTGGATCGCGCCCGGTGGTTGACGCTCGAGGGCCCCGCAAGGGTGCTGCGGGACGCCGATTCGGTCGCGGACGCCGTCGCGCGGTACGCGGCCCGGTATCGAACTCCCCGGGTCAACCCGGCGCGCGTGGTCCTCGAGGTCGCCGTCGCCCGGATGATGGGTTCCGCCGCCGTTCGCGAGTAG
- a CDS encoding pentapeptide repeat-containing protein — protein sequence MTRSLPPAPLGLSGDCAQCAGLCCVALPFAASSDFAVGKAAGAACAHLREDFRCGIHARLRESGLRGCTVYDCFGAGQNLSRNGFADHDWRGRPERAAEMFAAFAQLRHIHELLVYLDEAITRCGTARSAQALRSIDDELRVLAVARPTAIVRADVPALRARVGPLLDHVSARVRRTVTSAPKELSGADLFAARRPGADLRGSDLRGAVLIAADLRGANLSYADLRGADLRDIDLRGTDLTGALFLTGPQVSAARGDAGTRLPDGRVRPAHWADTHEWRPRTAATRERRRNPSSGRRRPRGPRAPG from the coding sequence ATGACGAGAAGCCTGCCTCCCGCGCCGCTCGGGCTGAGCGGTGACTGCGCACAGTGCGCCGGACTGTGCTGTGTCGCCCTGCCTTTCGCCGCCTCGTCGGACTTCGCCGTCGGCAAGGCTGCCGGGGCCGCGTGCGCCCACCTGCGAGAAGACTTCCGGTGCGGAATCCACGCGCGGCTGCGGGAGAGCGGATTGCGAGGCTGCACGGTCTACGACTGTTTCGGGGCGGGACAGAATCTGTCGAGGAACGGGTTCGCGGATCACGACTGGCGCGGGCGACCCGAGCGCGCGGCGGAGATGTTCGCGGCGTTCGCGCAGCTGCGCCACATCCACGAACTGCTCGTCTACCTCGACGAGGCGATCACCCGCTGCGGGACCGCGCGGTCGGCGCAGGCCCTGCGATCGATCGACGACGAGTTGCGCGTGCTCGCAGTCGCCCGGCCCACGGCGATCGTGCGCGCCGACGTGCCGGCACTTCGCGCGCGGGTGGGCCCGCTCCTCGACCACGTCAGTGCACGCGTGCGCCGGACCGTCACCTCGGCGCCGAAGGAACTCAGTGGTGCGGACCTTTTCGCTGCGCGCCGTCCGGGAGCGGACCTTCGGGGTTCCGATCTGCGCGGCGCCGTTCTGATCGCCGCCGATCTGCGAGGTGCGAACCTGTCGTATGCGGATCTGCGCGGTGCGGACCTGCGTGACATCGATCTGCGCGGAACGGATCTCACCGGGGCACTGTTCCTGACCGGACCGCAGGTGTCGGCGGCGCGCGGTGACGCGGGGACCCGGCTGCCGGACGGTCGCGTTCGTCCGGCGCACTGGGCGGACACCCATGAGTGGAGGCCGCGGACGGCCGCTACTCGCGAACGGCGGCGGAACCCATCATCCGGGCGACGGCGACCTCGAGGACCACGCGCGCCGGGTTGA
- the treS gene encoding maltose alpha-D-glucosyltransferase, protein MSRDESSPGTPAPHDVAPADLPGFDAAGHVVEARAEDFFHARRLDGDTEWFKTAVFYEVLVRAFFDSTGDGTGDLRGLTAKLDYLSWLGVDCLWLPPFYDSPLRDGGYDIRDFRSVLPEYGTVDDFVHLFDEAHSRGIRVITDLVMNHTSDTHAWFQASRADPAGPYGDFYVWSDTDTRYADARIIFVDTESSNWTWDPVRGQYYWHRFFSHQPDLNYDNPEVRDAMIDVLRFWLDLGIDGFRLDAVPYLFEREGTTCENLPETHAFLRRCRAVVDAEYPGRVLLAEANQWPSEVVQYFGEPTIGDECHMAFHFPLMPRIFMAVRRQNRFPISEILAGTPPIPASAQWGIFLRNHDELTLEMVSDEERDYMYAEYAQDPRMKANIGIRRRLAPLLENDRNQLELFTALLLSLPGSPVLYYGDEIGMGDNIWLGDRDAVRTPMQWTPDRNAGFSRADPARMYLPVIMDPTYGYQSVNVEAQMNSTNTLLHWTRRMIQVRKQHPAFGKAEFKEIGSANPAVLTYLRQMPVGPDEAFTDVILCVNNLSRYPQAALLDLTEFAGRIPVELTGSIPFPALGTEEYMVTLPGHGFYWFSLQPDPTVDGPGSGHPISSEAEGAVQP, encoded by the coding sequence ATGTCCCGAGACGAAAGCTCCCCCGGCACCCCGGCACCGCACGACGTCGCCCCGGCGGACCTGCCCGGATTCGACGCCGCCGGGCACGTGGTGGAAGCCAGGGCCGAGGACTTCTTCCACGCTCGCCGCCTCGACGGTGACACGGAGTGGTTCAAGACGGCCGTCTTCTACGAGGTGCTGGTACGCGCGTTCTTCGACTCGACGGGCGACGGCACCGGCGACCTGCGCGGCCTGACCGCCAAACTCGACTACCTGTCCTGGCTCGGAGTCGACTGCCTGTGGCTGCCGCCGTTCTACGACTCCCCGCTCCGCGACGGCGGATACGACATCCGGGACTTCCGTTCCGTCCTGCCCGAGTACGGCACGGTGGACGACTTCGTGCACCTCTTCGACGAGGCACACAGCCGTGGAATCCGGGTCATCACCGACCTCGTCATGAACCACACGTCGGACACGCACGCCTGGTTCCAGGCGTCCCGCGCCGATCCCGCCGGCCCGTACGGCGACTTCTACGTGTGGTCGGACACCGACACCCGATACGCGGACGCGCGCATCATCTTCGTGGACACCGAGAGTTCCAACTGGACGTGGGATCCGGTGCGTGGCCAGTACTACTGGCATCGCTTCTTCTCCCATCAGCCGGATCTCAACTACGACAACCCCGAAGTCCGGGATGCGATGATCGACGTCCTGCGGTTCTGGCTCGATCTCGGGATCGACGGATTCCGGCTCGACGCCGTCCCCTACCTCTTCGAACGGGAGGGCACCACGTGCGAGAACCTGCCCGAGACGCATGCGTTCCTCAGACGGTGCCGTGCCGTCGTCGACGCCGAGTACCCGGGCCGAGTCCTCCTCGCCGAGGCCAACCAGTGGCCGTCCGAGGTGGTCCAGTACTTCGGTGAACCGACGATCGGCGACGAGTGCCACATGGCGTTCCACTTCCCCCTCATGCCGCGCATCTTCATGGCGGTGCGCAGGCAGAACCGATTTCCGATCTCCGAGATCCTCGCCGGGACACCACCCATCCCCGCCTCCGCGCAATGGGGCATCTTCCTGCGCAACCACGACGAACTGACCCTCGAGATGGTCAGCGACGAGGAGCGCGACTACATGTACGCCGAGTACGCCCAGGACCCGAGGATGAAGGCGAACATCGGGATCCGGCGCCGGCTGGCGCCGCTCCTGGAGAACGACCGCAACCAACTGGAACTGTTCACCGCTCTCCTCCTGAGCCTGCCCGGCTCGCCCGTCCTCTACTACGGCGACGAGATCGGGATGGGTGACAACATCTGGCTCGGCGACCGAGACGCCGTGCGGACCCCGATGCAGTGGACCCCGGACCGCAACGCCGGCTTCTCGCGGGCCGACCCGGCCCGGATGTACCTGCCGGTGATCATGGACCCGACGTACGGGTACCAGTCCGTCAACGTCGAAGCACAGATGAACTCGACGAACACGCTGCTGCACTGGACCCGACGAATGATCCAGGTACGCAAGCAGCATCCGGCCTTCGGCAAGGCCGAGTTCAAGGAGATCGGTAGCGCCAATCCCGCCGTACTGACCTATCTGCGTCAGATGCCGGTGGGCCCGGACGAGGCGTTCACCGACGTGATCCTCTGCGTCAACAACCTGTCGCGGTATCCACAGGCGGCGCTCCTCGATCTCACGGAGTTCGCCGGACGGATTCCGGTGGAACTGACGGGGTCGATCCCGTTCCCTGCGCTCGGGACCGAGGAGTACATGGTCACGCTTCCCGGGCACGGGTTCTACTGGTTCTCGCTACAGCCGGATCCCACAGTGGAC